One window of the Anopheles aquasalis chromosome X, idAnoAquaMG_Q_19, whole genome shotgun sequence genome contains the following:
- the LOC126568850 gene encoding calpain-D isoform X3 translates to MGTIASVLQWYCIACNYLNPTESVRCLRCRTGRSTNSIDFVHHQIRTGGGQFPTPTASCVRMKDVNRKLVTNDCLFRVIDSLALAHKNLNRKKIERSFLAQPLADRCCWNRKRHLSQPSINRRWSCHRCRMYNRSVSWHCINCEALSIIAPVYKDTLKKSLSQLICKGIDEHHGGSSAGGIGGGGGSFWPWDGCGCCVVASVKVASMEQLNNAVRCRFCLYNQFNFEGDKQGCGCGDGRVPRLQRCQKPSQVPLRQSSNRVPDSPMNQKPPAARGAGVTDGDSSGNSGVTTITKRTGGLIVVPSTTQRLIDNSTTNVRLKDNHQQHLPHSKNKTQTQAAGKKYVPSYRATDEPIYAVINKEAKRKNAASKMENDAVNNNPSDTSTDQHSAHVTDTQQDDYANSAFHLQAVTDAKNGKYGRAEMEKIIGPSSVGSDRIIAKCKYNKQLLNYKSNFDRGIQHSSDHDIFSVMDEYSAHQNSTILELDNIPAIVKVPIASFEQDLEEEWCTKTSKLIQDEKEWSCRKCTLVNSSTALACAACGGSKLRSICNVEEMTLKKGEFWTCGKCTLKNSILQPDCSACKSVRPTGTVKPGAVVNDALEISQLATNRLILGHCDEPSNSRSSSVPGLVQALDSGAIPKQQSAAFSHQATSGKSPTSVQVVTMPKRTWQCPACTYENSLACVVCDICSSHRHIDTGGLVLWQQQQQRQRSDRLPDNQRQLEDLEALNRWRSIIEYCLENGQAFVDDSFPPATKSLYYQPSSNLDSNPVAQWRRPHEIICEGGGGGSQGATAPPWAVFRTPLPSDICQGVLGNCWLLSALAVLAEREDLVREVLLTKEICPQGAYQVKLCKDGRWTTVLVDDLLPCDKRGHLVYSQAKRKQLWVPLIEKAVAKLHGCYEALVSGRAIEGLATLTGAPCESIPLQASSLPLPSEDDLDRDLIWAQLLSSRLVKFLMGASCGGGNMKVDEDEYQRKGLRPRHAYSVLDVRDIQGHRLLKLRNPWGHFSWQGDWSDDSELWTDELRDSLMPHGGSEGVFWISFEDVLRYFDCIDICKVRSEWNEVRLFGTLQPLRALSCVLITVLEPTEAEFTLFQEGQRNSEKSQRSQLDLCVVLFRTRNPANPEVGRLVEHSKRQVRGFVGCHKMLETDLYMLVCLAFNHWHTGIDDFMQYPQCVLAIHSSKRLLVEQITPPPFLLADAIINLTLAKGQRHEGREGMTAYYLTKGWAGLVVMVENRHENKWIHVKCDCQESYNVVSTRGELKTVDSVPPLQRQVIIVLTQLEGSGGFSIAHRLTHRLANSGGLHDWGPPSSTHYPPIESVSELHSPRMIT, encoded by the exons ATGGGCACTATAGCATCGGTACTCCAGTGGTATTGCATCGCATGTAATTACCTTAATCCAACCGAAAGCGTTCGTTGCCTGCGGTGCCGTACGGGACGGAGCACCAACAGTATCGACTTTGTTCACCACCAAATTCGTACGGGGGGAGGCCAGTTTCCCACGCCTACTGCGTCCTGTGTCCGCATGAAGGATGTGAATAG GAAACTAGTGAcaaacgattgtttgtttcgcgTGATTGACAGCCTTGCCTTGGCTCATAAGAACCTTAATCGGAAAAAAATTGAGCGGTCCTTCCTCGCACAGCCGCTAGCCGACCGGTGTTGTTGGAATAGGAAGCGCCACCTGTCGCAGCCGAGCATCAACCGCCGCTGGAGCTGCCACCGATGCCGGATGTATAATCGAAGCGTCTCTTGGCACTGCATCAATTGCGAAGCACTGAGCATAATCGCTCCCGTGTACAAGGACACGCTGAAGAAATCTCTGTCGCAGCTCATTTGCAAAGGCATCGACGAACACCACGGTGGTAGTAGCGCTGGTGggattggcggtggtggcggcagcttTTGGCCGTGGGACGGGTGCGGTTGCTGTGTCGTCGCTAGTGTGAAGGTGGCCAGCATGGAGCAACTGAACAATGCGGTACGGTGCCGATTTTGTCTCTacaatcaattcaatttcgagGGCGACAAGCAGGGATGTGGCTGTGGGGATGGCCGGGTGCCCAGGCTGCAACGTTGTCAAAAGCCGTCCCAAGTGCCCCTGCGACAATCGAGTAACCGTGTCCCTGATTCGCCGATGAACCAAAAGCCACCAGCCGCAAGAGGAGCAGGCGTAACCGATGGGGACAGTAGTGGTAATAGTGGCGTTACAACCATCACCAAACGGACGGGTGGACTGATAGTAGTACCCTCCACAACGCAGCGCTTGATCGACAATTCAACCACCAACGTGCGGCTTAAGGATAATCATCAACAGCACCTTCCCCATAGcaagaataaaacacaaactcaAGCAG CAGGCAAAAAGTACGTACCATCCTACCGTGCTACGGATGAGCCGATATACGCCGTTATCAAtaaggaagcgaagcgaaagaacgcTGCttccaaaatggaaaatgatgctGTAAATAATAATCCAAGCGATACGAGCACTGACCAGCACAGTGCACATGTAACGGACACGCAGCAAGATGACTACGCAAACTCAGCATTCCATTTGCAAGCCGTGACGGACgccaaaaatggcaaatacGG GAgagcggaaatggaaaaaatcatTGGTCCGAGCAGCGTTGGAAGCGATAGAATTATAGCAAAGTGCAAGTATAACAAGCAACTATTGAACTACAAAAGTAATTTTGATAGAG GAATCCAACATAGTAGCGATCATGATATTTTTTCTGTGATGGATGAATATAGTGCCCATCAGAACTCCACCATCTTAGAGCTCGACAACATACCAGCGATCGTGAAGGTCCCAATAGCCAGCTTTGAGCAAGACTTAGAAGAGGAATGGTGCACCAAAA CCTCCAAGCTGATTCAGGACGAGAAGGAATGGTCTTGCCGTAAGTGTACGCTGGTCAACTCGAGCACTGCGCTCGCATGTGCCGCATGCGGTGGTTCGAAGCTTCGTAGCATCTGTAACGTAGAAGAGATGACGCTGAAGAAGGGCGAATTTTGGACTTGCGGCAAGTGCACGCTGAAAAACTCAATCCTTCAGCCAGATTGTAGCGCGTGCAAATCGGTACGGCCAACCGGAACCGTGAAACCGGGTGCGGTCGTAAACGATGCACTCGAAATTTCCCAGCTGGCCACAAACCGCCTCATTCTAGGCCATTGCGACGAACCATCGAACAGCCGGTCGAGTTCAGTTCCGGGCCTGGTACAGGCACTCGATTCTGGGGCGATTCCGAAACAGCAATCAGCGGCATTCAGTCATCAGGCGACGTCGGGGAAATCACCGACGTCGGTCCAAGTCGTCACCATGCCCAAGCGCACATGGCAGTGCCCCGCCTGCACCTACGAGAACTCCCTCGCTTGTGTCGTGTGTGACATCTGTTCGAGCCACCGGCACATCGACACGGGCGGTCTCGTCttatggcagcagcagcagcaacggcagcgcaGTGATCGGCTACCGGACAATCAACGCCAGCTAGAAGATCTCGAGGCGCTTAACCGATGGCGCAGCATCATCGAGTACTGTCTGGAGAACGGACAGGCATTCGTGGACGATTCCTTTCCGCCCGCCACAAAAAGTCTCTACTATCAACCATCGTCCAATCTCGACAGCAACCCGGTCGCCCAGTGGCGCCGGCCACATGAAATCATATGCgaaggcggcggtggtggtagccaaGGTGCAACGGCACCGCCCTGGGCCGTCTTCCGCACGCCATTGCCATCGGACATCTGCCAGGGAGTGCTGGGTAACTGTTGGTTGCTTAGCGCGCTAGCGGTGCTCGCTGAGCGCGAAGACCTAGTGAGGGAGGTTTTGCTCACGAAGGAGATCTGCCCACAGGGCGCCTACCAGGTGAAGCTGTGCAAGGATGGGCGGTGGACGACGGTGTTAGTCGATGATCTGCTGCCGTGTGATAAGCGCGGTCATCTCGTGTACTCGCaggcgaaacggaaacagctGTGGGTGCCACTGATCGAGAAGGCGGTCGCAAAGTTGCACGGTTGCTACGAGGCACTCGTATCTGGTCGGGCGATTGAAGGGTTGGCTACGCTCACGGGGGCACCCTGCGAAAGCATACCGCTCCAAGCCAGCTCATTACCACTGCCAAGCGAGGACGATCTGGATCGCGATTTGATTTGGGCTCAGCTGCTGAGCTCGCGCTTGGTCAAATTTCTCATGGGTGCTAGCTGTGGAGGCGGCAATATGAAGGTGGACGAAGACGAGTACCAGCGTAAAGGGTTGCGCCCTCGGCACGCCTACTCAGTGCTCGATGTGCGTGACATTCAGGGGCATCGTCTACTGAAGCTGCGCAATCCGTGGGGGCATTTCTCTTGGCAAG GTGATTGGTCGGACGATTCCGAGCTCTGGACTGATGAGCTTCGGGATAGCCTAATGCCACACGGCGGATCCGAGGGTGTCTTTTGGATATCATTTGAGGATGTCTTAAG atacTTTGACTGCATAGACATCTGCAAGGTACGATCAGAGTGGAACGAGGTGCGACTCTTCGGGACGCTACAGCCACTAAGAGCTTTATCATGTGTGCTGATCACGGTACTGGAACCGACCGAGGCTGAGTTCACCCTATTTCAGGAAGGCCAACG AAACTCGGAAAAATCGCAACGTTCACAGTTGGATctgtgtgtggtgttgtttCGCACCAGAAACCCAGCAAACCCGGAAGTTGGGCGGCTAGTGGAACACAGCAAGAGACAG GTGCGCGGCTTTGTCGGTTGCCACAAGATGCTCGAGACAGACCTATACATGCTGGTTTGTCTGGCTTTCAACCATTGGCACACGGGAATTGACGATTTTATGCAGTACCCCCAGTGCGTTCTCGCCATTCATAGCTCCAAGCGATTGTTGGTCGAGCAGATTACGCCACCACCCTTCCTGCTAGCGGATGCTATCATTAACTTAACGCTAGCGAAAGGGCAACGACATGAGGGGCGCGAAGGCATGACCGCCTACTATTTGACTAAG GGTTGGGctgggctggtggtgatggtggaaaatcgccacgaaaacaaatggatacaCGTGAAATGTGATTGCCAGGAGAGTTACAATGTGGTCTCAACAAGGGGTGAGCTGAAGACGGTCGATTCCGTACCGCCCTTACAACGCCAG GTGATTATAGTGCTAACCCAGTTGGAGGGTAGTGGTGGATTCAGCATAGCGCACCGATTGACACACCGATTGGCCAACTCCGGCGGCCTACACGACTGGGGACCACCGTCTTCCACGCACTATCCGCCGATCGAAAGCGTTTCCGAGTTACACTCACCCCGTATGATAACCTAG
- the LOC126568850 gene encoding calpain-D isoform X1: MGTIASVLQWYCIACNYLNPTESVRCLRCRTGRSTNSIDFVHHQIRTGGGQFPTPTASCVRMKDVNRKLVTNDCLFRVIDSLALAHKNLNRKKIERSFLAQPLADRCCWNRKRHLSQPSINRRWSCHRCRMYNRSVSWHCINCEALSIIAPVYKDTLKKSLSQLICKGIDEHHGGSSAGGIGGGGGSFWPWDGCGCCVVASVKVASMEQLNNAVRCRFCLYNQFNFEGDKQGCGCGDGRVPRLQRCQKPSQVPLRQSSNRVPDSPMNQKPPAARGAGVTDGDSSGNSGVTTITKRTGGLIVVPSTTQRLIDNSTTNVRLKDNHQQHLPHSKNKTQTQAAGKKYVPSYRATDEPIYAVINKEAKRKNAASKMENDAVNNNPSDTSTDQHSAHVTDTQQDDYANSAFHLQAVTDAKNGKYGRAEMEKIIGPSSVGSDRIIAKCKYNKQLLNYKSNFDRGIQHSSDHDIFSVMDEYSAHQNSTILELDNIPAIVKVPIASFEQDLEEEWCTKTASKLIQDEKEWSCRKCTLVNSSTALACAACGGSKLRSICNVEEMTLKKGEFWTCGKCTLKNSILQPDCSACKSVRPTGTVKPGAVVNDALEISQLATNRLILGHCDEPSNSRSSSVPGLVQALDSGAIPKQQSAAFSHQATSGKSPTSVQVVTMPKRTWQCPACTYENSLACVVCDICSSHRHIDTGGLVLWQQQQQRQRSDRLPDNQRQLEDLEALNRWRSIIEYCLENGQAFVDDSFPPATKSLYYQPSSNLDSNPVAQWRRPHEIICEGGGGGSQGATAPPWAVFRTPLPSDICQGVLGNCWLLSALAVLAEREDLVREVLLTKEICPQGAYQVKLCKDGRWTTVLVDDLLPCDKRGHLVYSQAKRKQLWVPLIEKAVAKLHGCYEALVSGRAIEGLATLTGAPCESIPLQASSLPLPSEDDLDRDLIWAQLLSSRLVKFLMGASCGGGNMKVDEDEYQRKGLRPRHAYSVLDVRDIQGHRLLKLRNPWGHFSWQGDWSDDSELWTDELRDSLMPHGGSEGVFWISFEDVLRYFDCIDICKVRSEWNEVRLFGTLQPLRALSCVLITVLEPTEAEFTLFQEGQRNSEKSQRSQLDLCVVLFRTRNPANPEVGRLVEHSKRQVRGFVGCHKMLETDLYMLVCLAFNHWHTGIDDFMQYPQCVLAIHSSKRLLVEQITPPPFLLADAIINLTLAKGQRHEGREGMTAYYLTKGWAGLVVMVENRHENKWIHVKCDCQESYNVVSTRGELKTVDSVPPLQRQVIIVLTQLEGSGGFSIAHRLTHRLANSGGLHDWGPPSSTHYPPIESVSELHSPRMIT, translated from the exons ATGGGCACTATAGCATCGGTACTCCAGTGGTATTGCATCGCATGTAATTACCTTAATCCAACCGAAAGCGTTCGTTGCCTGCGGTGCCGTACGGGACGGAGCACCAACAGTATCGACTTTGTTCACCACCAAATTCGTACGGGGGGAGGCCAGTTTCCCACGCCTACTGCGTCCTGTGTCCGCATGAAGGATGTGAATAG GAAACTAGTGAcaaacgattgtttgtttcgcgTGATTGACAGCCTTGCCTTGGCTCATAAGAACCTTAATCGGAAAAAAATTGAGCGGTCCTTCCTCGCACAGCCGCTAGCCGACCGGTGTTGTTGGAATAGGAAGCGCCACCTGTCGCAGCCGAGCATCAACCGCCGCTGGAGCTGCCACCGATGCCGGATGTATAATCGAAGCGTCTCTTGGCACTGCATCAATTGCGAAGCACTGAGCATAATCGCTCCCGTGTACAAGGACACGCTGAAGAAATCTCTGTCGCAGCTCATTTGCAAAGGCATCGACGAACACCACGGTGGTAGTAGCGCTGGTGggattggcggtggtggcggcagcttTTGGCCGTGGGACGGGTGCGGTTGCTGTGTCGTCGCTAGTGTGAAGGTGGCCAGCATGGAGCAACTGAACAATGCGGTACGGTGCCGATTTTGTCTCTacaatcaattcaatttcgagGGCGACAAGCAGGGATGTGGCTGTGGGGATGGCCGGGTGCCCAGGCTGCAACGTTGTCAAAAGCCGTCCCAAGTGCCCCTGCGACAATCGAGTAACCGTGTCCCTGATTCGCCGATGAACCAAAAGCCACCAGCCGCAAGAGGAGCAGGCGTAACCGATGGGGACAGTAGTGGTAATAGTGGCGTTACAACCATCACCAAACGGACGGGTGGACTGATAGTAGTACCCTCCACAACGCAGCGCTTGATCGACAATTCAACCACCAACGTGCGGCTTAAGGATAATCATCAACAGCACCTTCCCCATAGcaagaataaaacacaaactcaAGCAG CAGGCAAAAAGTACGTACCATCCTACCGTGCTACGGATGAGCCGATATACGCCGTTATCAAtaaggaagcgaagcgaaagaacgcTGCttccaaaatggaaaatgatgctGTAAATAATAATCCAAGCGATACGAGCACTGACCAGCACAGTGCACATGTAACGGACACGCAGCAAGATGACTACGCAAACTCAGCATTCCATTTGCAAGCCGTGACGGACgccaaaaatggcaaatacGG GAgagcggaaatggaaaaaatcatTGGTCCGAGCAGCGTTGGAAGCGATAGAATTATAGCAAAGTGCAAGTATAACAAGCAACTATTGAACTACAAAAGTAATTTTGATAGAG GAATCCAACATAGTAGCGATCATGATATTTTTTCTGTGATGGATGAATATAGTGCCCATCAGAACTCCACCATCTTAGAGCTCGACAACATACCAGCGATCGTGAAGGTCCCAATAGCCAGCTTTGAGCAAGACTTAGAAGAGGAATGGTGCACCAAAA CAGCCTCCAAGCTGATTCAGGACGAGAAGGAATGGTCTTGCCGTAAGTGTACGCTGGTCAACTCGAGCACTGCGCTCGCATGTGCCGCATGCGGTGGTTCGAAGCTTCGTAGCATCTGTAACGTAGAAGAGATGACGCTGAAGAAGGGCGAATTTTGGACTTGCGGCAAGTGCACGCTGAAAAACTCAATCCTTCAGCCAGATTGTAGCGCGTGCAAATCGGTACGGCCAACCGGAACCGTGAAACCGGGTGCGGTCGTAAACGATGCACTCGAAATTTCCCAGCTGGCCACAAACCGCCTCATTCTAGGCCATTGCGACGAACCATCGAACAGCCGGTCGAGTTCAGTTCCGGGCCTGGTACAGGCACTCGATTCTGGGGCGATTCCGAAACAGCAATCAGCGGCATTCAGTCATCAGGCGACGTCGGGGAAATCACCGACGTCGGTCCAAGTCGTCACCATGCCCAAGCGCACATGGCAGTGCCCCGCCTGCACCTACGAGAACTCCCTCGCTTGTGTCGTGTGTGACATCTGTTCGAGCCACCGGCACATCGACACGGGCGGTCTCGTCttatggcagcagcagcagcaacggcagcgcaGTGATCGGCTACCGGACAATCAACGCCAGCTAGAAGATCTCGAGGCGCTTAACCGATGGCGCAGCATCATCGAGTACTGTCTGGAGAACGGACAGGCATTCGTGGACGATTCCTTTCCGCCCGCCACAAAAAGTCTCTACTATCAACCATCGTCCAATCTCGACAGCAACCCGGTCGCCCAGTGGCGCCGGCCACATGAAATCATATGCgaaggcggcggtggtggtagccaaGGTGCAACGGCACCGCCCTGGGCCGTCTTCCGCACGCCATTGCCATCGGACATCTGCCAGGGAGTGCTGGGTAACTGTTGGTTGCTTAGCGCGCTAGCGGTGCTCGCTGAGCGCGAAGACCTAGTGAGGGAGGTTTTGCTCACGAAGGAGATCTGCCCACAGGGCGCCTACCAGGTGAAGCTGTGCAAGGATGGGCGGTGGACGACGGTGTTAGTCGATGATCTGCTGCCGTGTGATAAGCGCGGTCATCTCGTGTACTCGCaggcgaaacggaaacagctGTGGGTGCCACTGATCGAGAAGGCGGTCGCAAAGTTGCACGGTTGCTACGAGGCACTCGTATCTGGTCGGGCGATTGAAGGGTTGGCTACGCTCACGGGGGCACCCTGCGAAAGCATACCGCTCCAAGCCAGCTCATTACCACTGCCAAGCGAGGACGATCTGGATCGCGATTTGATTTGGGCTCAGCTGCTGAGCTCGCGCTTGGTCAAATTTCTCATGGGTGCTAGCTGTGGAGGCGGCAATATGAAGGTGGACGAAGACGAGTACCAGCGTAAAGGGTTGCGCCCTCGGCACGCCTACTCAGTGCTCGATGTGCGTGACATTCAGGGGCATCGTCTACTGAAGCTGCGCAATCCGTGGGGGCATTTCTCTTGGCAAG GTGATTGGTCGGACGATTCCGAGCTCTGGACTGATGAGCTTCGGGATAGCCTAATGCCACACGGCGGATCCGAGGGTGTCTTTTGGATATCATTTGAGGATGTCTTAAG atacTTTGACTGCATAGACATCTGCAAGGTACGATCAGAGTGGAACGAGGTGCGACTCTTCGGGACGCTACAGCCACTAAGAGCTTTATCATGTGTGCTGATCACGGTACTGGAACCGACCGAGGCTGAGTTCACCCTATTTCAGGAAGGCCAACG AAACTCGGAAAAATCGCAACGTTCACAGTTGGATctgtgtgtggtgttgtttCGCACCAGAAACCCAGCAAACCCGGAAGTTGGGCGGCTAGTGGAACACAGCAAGAGACAG GTGCGCGGCTTTGTCGGTTGCCACAAGATGCTCGAGACAGACCTATACATGCTGGTTTGTCTGGCTTTCAACCATTGGCACACGGGAATTGACGATTTTATGCAGTACCCCCAGTGCGTTCTCGCCATTCATAGCTCCAAGCGATTGTTGGTCGAGCAGATTACGCCACCACCCTTCCTGCTAGCGGATGCTATCATTAACTTAACGCTAGCGAAAGGGCAACGACATGAGGGGCGCGAAGGCATGACCGCCTACTATTTGACTAAG GGTTGGGctgggctggtggtgatggtggaaaatcgccacgaaaacaaatggatacaCGTGAAATGTGATTGCCAGGAGAGTTACAATGTGGTCTCAACAAGGGGTGAGCTGAAGACGGTCGATTCCGTACCGCCCTTACAACGCCAG GTGATTATAGTGCTAACCCAGTTGGAGGGTAGTGGTGGATTCAGCATAGCGCACCGATTGACACACCGATTGGCCAACTCCGGCGGCCTACACGACTGGGGACCACCGTCTTCCACGCACTATCCGCCGATCGAAAGCGTTTCCGAGTTACACTCACCCCGTATGATAACCTAG